In Chryseobacterium gleum, a single genomic region encodes these proteins:
- the dapB gene encoding 4-hydroxy-tetrahydrodipicolinate reductase: protein MKIALVGYGKMGKIIDEIAQKRGHEVVARLKETPTSENLNNPDVVIEFSLPEVAFENIKACLENKIPVICGTTGWLEKKAEIEKLAVDNDTAFLYGSNFSLGVNLFFALNEKLADLMKNVDEYSCQLEEIHHIHKKDAPSGTAISIAEGIIQNNPKFDAWKLEETEGKQLGIFAIREDEVPGTHSVYYRSEVDEIEIKHTAFNRNGFALGAVVAAEWIKDKKGNFGMKDVLGL from the coding sequence ATGAAAATAGCATTAGTTGGTTACGGTAAAATGGGTAAGATTATTGATGAGATCGCGCAGAAGAGAGGTCATGAAGTAGTTGCCCGTCTGAAGGAAACCCCAACTTCTGAAAATCTTAATAATCCGGATGTTGTGATCGAATTTTCACTACCGGAAGTAGCTTTTGAAAACATCAAAGCTTGTCTTGAAAACAAAATACCTGTGATCTGCGGAACTACAGGGTGGCTTGAGAAAAAAGCTGAAATTGAAAAATTAGCTGTGGATAATGATACAGCTTTCTTATACGGTTCCAATTTTAGTTTGGGAGTCAACCTGTTTTTTGCTCTGAACGAAAAGCTTGCAGATCTGATGAAGAATGTAGATGAATACTCTTGTCAGTTGGAAGAAATTCACCACATCCATAAAAAAGATGCACCAAGTGGAACTGCAATTTCCATCGCGGAGGGGATTATTCAAAACAACCCGAAATTTGATGCCTGGAAGCTGGAAGAAACAGAAGGTAAGCAGCTTGGCATCTTTGCAATACGTGAAGATGAGGTTCCGGGAACCCACAGTGTATATTACAGAAGTGAAGTGGATGAAATCGAGATCAAGCATACCGCGTTCAACAGAAACGGTTTTGCATTGGGAGCTGTGGTAGCTGCTGAATGGATTAAAGATAAAAAAGGAAACTTCGGAATGAAAGACGTTTTGGGACTTTAA
- the lepB gene encoding signal peptidase I, which translates to MNYFLTYTVYVLILSVLMGISSWKLFKKMGYSPLFAFIPFYNYFIILKETKHPKWWAILSYLPIVGPIMMSVFHLYLVKKFGKTLFKDQILTVILPFIYMAVINYSKDVELEDENANDLFLTDEEKNDKKKDTFIGSITFAVVFATIIHVFVTQPFGIPTGSMERTLLVGDFLFVNKWSYGYRLPMRPVAIPFLQGTIMDTGQKGNPKDDPKSYVDAVKLPYTRILQFNKPQKNDVVVFNYPQDSVHTAIDRKDPYVKRCVATAGDTFEMRAGRLFVNGKPETVLGDQEVQHRYIVTTDAQLDIPTLYKAYGFLPVQEVQQNNGGFLYGFQGLTDKIAKEIKELPHVIDMKEEISPKGEAAVYYRDEAKTKIDTTQSIFPINKPWNQDWYGPVRIPKKGDVVAINQETLPMYQWIISEYEHNSLEKKNGKIFINGKEASQYTIQQDYYMMIGDNRDASLDARFFGFVPEENIVGKPMFTWMSLQGAFADNSSTYQAPFKIRWERMFKATNTGEANKTSYWWIAAMILILFFGWEYFMKLFRKKKTEDD; encoded by the coding sequence ATGAATTATTTTTTAACTTATACAGTATATGTCCTCATACTATCCGTATTGATGGGGATTTCATCTTGGAAACTGTTCAAGAAAATGGGGTACAGCCCTTTATTTGCTTTTATCCCTTTTTACAACTATTTCATTATTCTTAAAGAAACAAAACATCCGAAATGGTGGGCAATCCTGTCCTATCTTCCGATAGTAGGGCCAATCATGATGTCTGTTTTCCACCTTTACTTGGTGAAAAAGTTTGGGAAAACACTTTTCAAAGATCAGATTCTTACGGTGATCCTGCCGTTTATTTACATGGCAGTAATCAACTATTCCAAAGATGTAGAGTTAGAAGATGAAAATGCAAATGACCTGTTCCTTACAGATGAAGAGAAAAATGATAAGAAGAAAGATACATTCATTGGTTCTATTACCTTTGCTGTAGTTTTTGCTACCATCATCCACGTTTTTGTAACTCAGCCTTTCGGAATTCCAACAGGATCAATGGAAAGAACATTATTGGTAGGTGACTTCCTTTTTGTAAACAAATGGAGCTACGGATACAGACTTCCGATGCGCCCGGTAGCAATACCTTTCCTTCAGGGAACCATTATGGATACAGGGCAGAAAGGGAACCCGAAAGATGATCCGAAATCTTACGTAGATGCTGTAAAGCTTCCTTATACAAGAATTTTACAATTCAACAAGCCGCAGAAAAATGATGTGGTGGTTTTCAACTATCCTCAGGATTCTGTACATACAGCGATCGACAGAAAAGATCCTTATGTAAAAAGATGTGTGGCAACAGCAGGAGATACTTTCGAAATGAGAGCCGGAAGACTTTTCGTTAATGGAAAACCGGAAACCGTTTTGGGAGACCAGGAAGTACAGCACAGATATATTGTAACTACGGATGCACAATTGGATATCCCTACTTTATATAAAGCTTATGGATTTTTACCGGTTCAGGAAGTACAGCAAAATAATGGAGGTTTCCTTTATGGGTTCCAGGGTTTAACGGATAAAATTGCTAAAGAAATTAAAGAACTTCCTCACGTTATTGATATGAAGGAAGAAATTTCACCTAAGGGAGAAGCAGCAGTATATTACAGAGACGAAGCGAAAACTAAAATTGATACAACCCAATCTATCTTCCCGATCAACAAACCTTGGAATCAGGATTGGTATGGCCCGGTTAGAATCCCTAAAAAAGGAGATGTGGTTGCCATCAATCAGGAAACCCTTCCAATGTATCAGTGGATCATTTCTGAGTACGAGCATAACAGCCTGGAAAAAAAGAACGGAAAAATTTTCATCAACGGAAAAGAAGCCAGTCAATATACCATTCAGCAGGATTATTATATGATGATCGGGGACAACAGAGATGCATCACTGGATGCCAGATTCTTTGGTTTCGTTCCTGAAGAAAATATCGTTGGAAAACCAATGTTTACTTGGATGAGCCTTCAGGGTGCATTTGCGGACAACAGTTCTACTTATCAGGCACCATTCAAAATCCGTTGGGAAAGAATGTTTAAAGCAACCAATACAGGAGAAGCTAATAAAACCTCTTACTGGTGGATTGCAGCTATGATTCTGATTCTGTTCTTCGGATGGGAGTATTTCATGAAATTGTTCAGAAAGAAAAAAACTGAAGACGATTAA
- a CDS encoding WbqC family protein encodes MNMTNVLLPAFYMPPISWFSVFLNPENEIVFEQFENFPKQTYRNRANIYGANGKLSLIIPIHHNGKREFKDIEISYREDWRTLHWKSIKTAYQSSPYFEYYEDKFRKIFDLKEKFLLDFNLKGIEVIQQILKTEKAHSLNEEYIKNPESINFREKFSAKLPSEFQMEEYYQTFSDKFGFLEDLSVLDLICNKGPESLVYIKNIKQQY; translated from the coding sequence ATGAATATGACGAATGTATTATTGCCGGCATTTTATATGCCCCCAATCTCATGGTTCTCAGTGTTTTTGAATCCTGAGAATGAAATTGTATTTGAACAGTTTGAAAACTTTCCGAAGCAGACTTACAGAAACCGTGCGAATATCTATGGAGCGAACGGAAAATTGTCATTAATAATTCCTATCCATCATAACGGGAAAAGAGAATTTAAAGATATTGAAATCTCTTACCGCGAAGACTGGAGAACACTTCACTGGAAATCTATCAAAACAGCGTACCAGAGTTCCCCTTATTTTGAGTACTATGAAGATAAGTTCAGAAAAATATTTGACCTTAAAGAAAAGTTCCTTCTTGATTTTAACCTTAAAGGTATAGAAGTCATCCAACAGATACTGAAAACGGAAAAGGCACACTCTTTGAATGAAGAATATATCAAAAATCCTGAAAGCATCAATTTCAGGGAAAAGTTTTCGGCAAAACTTCCTTCAGAATTTCAGATGGAAGAATATTACCAGACATTTTCTGATAAATTCGGATTTTTGGAAGACCTGTCGGTTCTTGACCTGATTTGTAATAAAGGCCCGGAATCACTGGTGTATATTAAAAATATAAAACAACAATATTAG
- a CDS encoding S8 family serine peptidase: protein MKKVLLAAVFLAGFSFSFAQESKAKSIDPNEDKDLMTWYHKDFATSKVYGINTANAYKYLESKGLKPKTVVVGVLDSGVQVDHPGLVKNLWSNPNEVPGNDKDDDGNGYIDDVHGWNFIGGKNGDIDIDNMEVTRVVAKYKPIFEGDDSAKNKANQAKMKDEFDMYMKAKDMFNKKSVEAQQNFRTYSMLNELIPNMVKLLNGKPVTAETIASIKAPTDQRDAIALDFLGQISQSPEFKGKSAAEFEKKMKEEMKEAIDHFAPAAKQYDLSYDPRKEIVGDNYDDYSEKNYGNNHYEGPDAEHGTHVAGIIAGLPQGKEVQYGVASKVAKIMSVRTVPNGDERDKDVANAIRYAVDNGAKVLNMSFGKPVSPGKNVVWDAFKYAEDRGVLLVKAAGNENEDVAEHLAYPTNFKNVTDEKPFVSNVLVVGASTNKNNALRADFSNYNKKMVNVFAPGEEIYSTVPKNEYKYLQGTSMASPVVAGAAAVLLAYMPELKPYQIIEALVKSSNPSTANGFAEQSQAGGVIDLKKAAEYAYTNFYNGKKSGSTKPSKSVKKAVKK, encoded by the coding sequence ATGAAAAAGGTATTATTAGCTGCAGTTTTTTTAGCAGGTTTTAGTTTCTCTTTTGCACAGGAATCTAAAGCTAAAAGTATTGATCCCAACGAAGATAAAGATCTGATGACATGGTATCATAAAGATTTTGCAACTTCAAAAGTATATGGAATAAATACAGCAAATGCTTATAAATACTTGGAATCTAAAGGGCTGAAGCCTAAAACCGTAGTGGTGGGAGTACTGGACAGTGGAGTACAGGTAGATCACCCCGGATTGGTAAAAAACCTATGGTCCAACCCTAATGAAGTCCCGGGAAACGATAAAGATGACGATGGAAACGGATACATCGATGATGTACACGGATGGAACTTCATAGGAGGTAAAAACGGTGATATTGATATCGATAATATGGAAGTAACAAGGGTTGTTGCCAAATATAAGCCTATCTTCGAAGGAGATGACTCTGCAAAGAATAAAGCCAACCAGGCCAAGATGAAGGATGAGTTTGATATGTATATGAAGGCCAAAGACATGTTTAATAAGAAAAGTGTAGAGGCGCAGCAGAACTTCAGGACTTATTCGATGCTGAACGAATTGATTCCTAATATGGTAAAGTTACTGAACGGTAAGCCTGTAACCGCTGAAACCATTGCGTCCATCAAAGCACCTACAGATCAAAGAGATGCCATTGCATTGGATTTCTTAGGTCAGATTTCGCAAAGCCCGGAATTCAAAGGAAAGTCAGCTGCAGAGTTTGAAAAAAAGATGAAGGAGGAAATGAAGGAAGCTATTGATCATTTTGCTCCTGCTGCAAAACAATATGACCTTTCATATGATCCGAGAAAGGAAATTGTAGGAGATAACTATGACGACTATTCTGAAAAAAATTATGGTAACAACCATTACGAAGGACCGGATGCGGAACACGGGACTCACGTTGCAGGAATTATTGCAGGACTTCCGCAGGGAAAAGAAGTCCAGTATGGTGTTGCTTCAAAAGTAGCCAAGATCATGTCTGTAAGAACCGTGCCGAATGGAGACGAAAGAGATAAAGATGTTGCCAATGCTATCAGATATGCAGTGGATAACGGTGCGAAAGTCTTAAATATGAGCTTTGGTAAGCCTGTTTCACCAGGTAAAAATGTCGTTTGGGATGCTTTTAAATATGCTGAAGATAGAGGCGTGCTTTTAGTAAAGGCAGCAGGTAATGAAAATGAGGATGTTGCAGAGCATCTGGCATATCCTACTAATTTTAAAAACGTTACTGATGAAAAACCATTCGTGAGCAACGTCCTTGTAGTAGGAGCAAGCACCAATAAAAATAATGCACTGAGAGCTGATTTCTCCAATTACAATAAAAAAATGGTGAATGTTTTCGCTCCCGGGGAAGAAATTTATTCTACCGTTCCTAAGAATGAATACAAATACCTTCAGGGAACTTCTATGGCTTCTCCTGTAGTCGCCGGAGCAGCAGCTGTTTTATTGGCTTATATGCCGGAGCTGAAGCCGTACCAGATTATTGAGGCACTTGTGAAAAGCAGCAATCCGAGTACTGCAAACGGATTTGCAGAGCAATCACAGGCTGGCGGAGTTATCGATCTGAAAAAAGCTGCGGAATATGCTTATACTAATTTCTATAACGGCAAGAAATCAGGCAGTACCAAGCCTTCGAAATCCGTAAAAAAGGCTGTTAAAAAATAA
- a CDS encoding lipocalin family protein, whose protein sequence is MKKLLLAGMLGTSLFAVSCSSVNKAATSQNQRADFLKMKGDWQIVSIDYDKGYKIKPFDEGADAQCFVGSHWRLIPNNWTGAYTLNGGGNCPAITQPIKFEVKDGNTFMFKKIASGTKAKQNTVGYSLTLTNQSTDQFSLEQDVPFEGSNVKVVYNFQRTGMK, encoded by the coding sequence ATGAAAAAGTTACTACTTGCAGGGATGTTGGGAACATCACTTTTTGCAGTTTCGTGTTCCTCTGTTAATAAAGCAGCTACATCTCAAAATCAAAGAGCAGATTTCCTGAAAATGAAAGGAGACTGGCAGATTGTGAGCATAGATTACGATAAAGGGTATAAAATTAAACCTTTTGACGAAGGTGCAGACGCACAGTGCTTCGTAGGAAGTCACTGGAGATTGATTCCTAATAACTGGACAGGAGCTTATACTTTAAACGGTGGTGGAAATTGCCCGGCAATTACACAGCCTATCAAATTTGAAGTAAAAGACGGTAACACGTTTATGTTTAAAAAAATTGCTTCAGGTACAAAAGCAAAACAAAATACAGTAGGTTACAGCCTTACTTTGACTAATCAGTCAACAGATCAGTTTTCACTTGAGCAAGATGTTCCTTTTGAAGGAAGTAATGTAAAAGTAGTTTACAACTTCCAGAGAACTGGAATGAAATAA